Proteins co-encoded in one uncultured Draconibacterium sp. genomic window:
- a CDS encoding inorganic phosphate transporter has product MENFYLILVIVLFALAISDLIVGVSNDAVNFLNSAVGSKAAPKWVIFLMASLGVLIGATFSSGMMEVARKGIFHPDMFVFSEIMIIFLAVMITDVILLDMFNTFGMPTSTTVSIVFELLGAAVSVSIVKIKTAGGSVLMELSQYINSSKALAIITGILLSVFIAFTVGAIVQYLTRLVFTFKYRGPMKYFGSIFGGLAITAITYFIVIKGMKGSTYAGIELSSGETIQEWLKHHTALMLLYSFGFWVVLIQLLKWVFNIKILKIVVLAGTFALAMAFAGNDLVNFIGVPLAGYNSFQAWIADGATNPNTFSMAMLAGKVGTPTYMLLIAGLVMIVTLIMSKKAKSVIATSLDLSRQNEGDERFGSSFAARVIVRGTTKFNKRLANVMPSSVTNGVSSRFEPHSYVSEDDQDPPSFDKVRASVNLVVASILIAIGTSLKLPLSTTYVTFMVAMGTSLSDRAWDRESAVYRISGVFAVIGGWFLTALIAFTVSGIVALIIAVSGKFMIFVFVIVALFMVIRTHAMMKKRDQQAAEEDEEIEEADAHEQILEKSAKQMVNAVKSSDLIVTDGIESFLKEDRAGLKKVEVASKKFSKKSKKNRDKVYSTVTKFTEGALDTSHFYVQMMEHKREMAHAVHFMLEPMIKHVENNHKPFIEEQHVELQDVTERIDRFFKAVLKDIEGKTFEDLEQLIEERDDILDQIHKMEKNQIKRIKNKMVNTRNSQLFFKLISELEYLLLHTVNLLKAYRDFITNTLQKNN; this is encoded by the coding sequence ATGGAAAACTTTTATCTGATTCTTGTAATTGTACTGTTTGCATTAGCAATTTCAGACCTGATTGTAGGAGTAAGTAACGATGCCGTAAATTTTCTTAATTCTGCAGTTGGTTCGAAAGCAGCGCCCAAGTGGGTAATCTTTTTAATGGCTAGTTTAGGAGTACTTATAGGTGCTACTTTTTCGAGTGGAATGATGGAAGTTGCGCGGAAAGGAATTTTTCATCCCGACATGTTTGTTTTTTCCGAGATCATGATCATTTTTCTTGCAGTAATGATAACCGACGTTATTCTGCTTGATATGTTCAATACTTTTGGGATGCCAACATCAACAACGGTTTCAATCGTTTTTGAATTACTAGGTGCCGCTGTGTCGGTATCGATAGTAAAGATTAAGACAGCCGGAGGATCTGTATTGATGGAACTGTCGCAATACATCAATTCGAGTAAGGCGCTTGCTATTATTACCGGAATATTGCTTTCGGTGTTTATTGCCTTTACCGTTGGTGCCATTGTACAGTATTTAACCCGCCTGGTGTTTACTTTTAAATACCGCGGGCCAATGAAATATTTTGGTTCAATCTTTGGCGGTTTAGCCATTACAGCCATCACTTATTTTATTGTTATAAAAGGAATGAAGGGCTCAACCTATGCAGGTATTGAGCTAAGCAGCGGAGAGACCATTCAGGAATGGTTAAAACACCACACAGCATTAATGCTTTTATACAGCTTCGGATTTTGGGTTGTTCTAATTCAGTTATTAAAATGGGTTTTCAATATTAAGATATTAAAGATTGTAGTACTGGCCGGAACTTTTGCGCTTGCAATGGCTTTTGCCGGAAACGACCTGGTAAACTTTATTGGTGTGCCGTTGGCCGGTTATAATTCGTTCCAGGCCTGGATTGCCGACGGAGCTACTAACCCCAATACCTTTTCGATGGCAATGTTGGCAGGTAAAGTGGGTACGCCAACATACATGTTGTTAATTGCCGGATTGGTAATGATTGTAACGCTGATTATGTCGAAAAAGGCGAAATCGGTGATTGCAACATCGCTCGATTTATCGCGTCAGAATGAAGGAGACGAACGTTTTGGGTCGTCGTTTGCTGCGCGTGTAATTGTTCGGGGAACCACTAAGTTTAATAAACGACTGGCAAATGTAATGCCCTCATCTGTTACCAATGGGGTGAGTTCGCGTTTTGAACCACATTCTTATGTTAGTGAAGATGATCAGGATCCACCTTCGTTTGATAAGGTTAGGGCGTCGGTAAACCTGGTGGTTGCAAGTATATTAATTGCTATAGGTACTTCACTTAAACTGCCATTATCAACTACATACGTAACATTTATGGTTGCAATGGGTACTTCGTTATCTGATCGTGCCTGGGACCGCGAAAGTGCAGTATATCGAATTTCGGGTGTTTTTGCAGTAATCGGAGGATGGTTTTTAACTGCATTAATTGCTTTTACCGTTTCGGGTATTGTAGCGCTGATTATTGCAGTTAGCGGCAAGTTTATGATTTTCGTATTCGTAATAGTTGCTCTTTTTATGGTTATACGCACACATGCTATGATGAAAAAGCGCGATCAGCAGGCCGCCGAAGAAGACGAAGAGATTGAAGAAGCCGATGCGCATGAGCAGATTCTGGAGAAAAGTGCGAAGCAAATGGTAAATGCTGTAAAATCGAGTGACCTGATTGTTACCGATGGTATTGAAAGTTTCCTGAAAGAGGATAGAGCAGGACTGAAAAAGGTAGAGGTGGCGAGTAAGAAATTCTCGAAAAAATCGAAGAAAAACCGTGACAAGGTTTATTCAACGGTTACAAAATTTACCGAAGGAGCATTGGATACCAGTCATTTTTATGTACAAATGATGGAGCATAAACGCGAGATGGCACATGCTGTGCATTTTATGCTTGAGCCTATGATTAAACATGTTGAAAACAACCATAAACCATTTATTGAAGAGCAGCATGTTGAATTGCAGGATGTAACAGAACGTATTGATAGGTTCTTTAAAGCGGTGCTGAAGGATATAGAGGGTAAAACATTTGAAGACCTTGAACAATTGATTGAAGAACGCGACGACATTCTGGATCAGATTCATAAAATGGAGAAAAACCAGATAAAACGTATTAAAAATAAAATGGTTAATACGCGAAACTCGCAGTTGTTCTTCAAATTAATTTCGGAGCTGGAGTATTTGCTACTACACACCGTGAATCTGTTAAAAGCATATCGTGATTT
- a CDS encoding ATP-binding protein, which yields MRTYSSKFLAILVAITLTILAFGIALLAHYFGENILVITISTLAFFVAAYFSILYIIKKYIIDRIRPLYNTIRDLPLSGKKMEEKIDSNSLLLNVKYEVEEWAKSQLKEIERLKELEKYRKDFVGNVSHELKTPIFNIQGYVLTLLEGGLEDPKINKLYLKRTEKSIDRMVSIVEDLESITKLESGELQLNMTRFDIVKTVEEVIEMEHWQASESQISVQIINKPDRPIFVRADKKRILEVVTNLIVNGVKYGKQNGYVNISFHDLDDNIIVEVADNGIGIEKKDLRRIFERFFRVDKSRSREQGGTGLGLSIVKHIIEAHNQSINVRSVLDQGTTFNFTLEKQK from the coding sequence ATGAGAACATACTCTTCGAAATTCCTTGCCATACTGGTTGCAATCACTTTAACCATTCTGGCTTTCGGCATCGCACTGTTGGCGCACTACTTTGGCGAGAATATTTTGGTTATTACCATTTCTACACTGGCCTTTTTTGTAGCCGCCTACTTTTCTATTTTATACATTATCAAGAAATACATTATCGACCGGATTCGGCCTTTGTATAACACCATTCGCGATTTGCCACTGAGCGGGAAAAAGATGGAGGAAAAAATCGACTCGAACAGTTTGCTGCTAAATGTAAAATACGAGGTTGAAGAATGGGCCAAGTCGCAATTAAAAGAAATTGAACGACTTAAAGAGCTGGAAAAATACCGCAAAGATTTTGTTGGAAACGTATCGCACGAACTAAAAACACCAATCTTTAATATCCAGGGTTATGTGCTTACGCTTTTGGAAGGCGGATTGGAAGATCCCAAGATTAATAAACTTTACCTGAAACGCACAGAAAAAAGTATCGACCGGATGGTGTCTATTGTTGAAGACCTGGAATCGATCACCAAACTGGAATCGGGAGAGCTGCAGCTAAACATGACCCGTTTTGATATTGTAAAAACCGTTGAGGAAGTAATTGAAATGGAACACTGGCAAGCATCAGAAAGCCAGATATCGGTACAAATCATTAATAAACCCGATCGGCCTATTTTTGTACGCGCCGACAAAAAACGGATTCTCGAAGTAGTCACCAATCTTATTGTTAACGGGGTAAAATATGGCAAGCAAAACGGATATGTAAACATTTCGTTTCACGATTTAGATGATAACATAATTGTTGAAGTCGCCGATAACGGAATTGGTATCGAAAAAAAAGACCTTCGACGTATTTTTGAGCGTTTCTTCCGTGTTGATAAATCGCGTTCGCGCGAACAAGGTGGCACAGGGCTTGGACTTTCGATTGTAAAACACATTATCGAGGCTCATAATCAATCTATTAACGTCCGAAGCGTACTTGATCAGGGAACTACATTCAATTTTACACTCGAAAAGCAAAAGTAG
- a CDS encoding response regulator transcription factor produces the protein MSENQFKVLLVDDELDILEFLSYNLEKEGYEVFTARNGAEAIKVAEKQVPHLIILDVMMPEMDGIAACEELRKIPALSSTVIAFLTARGEDYSQIAGFEAGADDYITKPVRPKVLVSRVKALLKRTGEATQPVEVVDTNTVTIGNLVIDKERYLIRIGDNEMILPRKEFELLSLLVSKPGKVFTREEIYYSVWGENVVVGDRTIDVHIRKLREKIGNEHIKTLKGIGYKFVE, from the coding sequence ATGAGTGAAAATCAATTTAAAGTTTTATTAGTTGATGACGAGTTGGATATCCTCGAATTTCTGAGTTACAACCTTGAGAAAGAAGGATACGAGGTATTTACCGCCAGAAATGGTGCAGAAGCTATAAAGGTTGCAGAAAAACAGGTACCCCATCTCATTATACTCGACGTAATGATGCCGGAAATGGATGGAATTGCTGCATGTGAGGAGCTTCGAAAAATTCCGGCATTGAGCAGCACCGTTATTGCCTTTTTAACTGCCCGCGGCGAAGACTATTCTCAAATTGCAGGTTTTGAGGCCGGAGCTGATGATTACATCACCAAACCGGTTCGGCCAAAAGTTTTGGTTAGCCGCGTAAAAGCCTTGTTAAAACGTACCGGCGAAGCTACTCAACCTGTTGAAGTAGTTGATACCAACACCGTAACAATTGGCAACCTGGTTATTGATAAAGAACGCTACCTTATTCGTATTGGCGATAATGAAATGATTTTGCCAAGAAAAGAATTTGAACTGCTTTCGCTTTTGGTTTCGAAACCAGGTAAAGTGTTTACCCGCGAGGAGATTTACTATTCGGTTTGGGGCGAAAACGTTGTGGTTGGCGACAGAACAATCGATGTTCATATACGTAAGCTACGCGAAAAAATTGGCAACGAGCACATCAAAACGCTCAAAGGAATTGGCTATAAATTTGTTGAATAA
- a CDS encoding phosphatase PAP2 family protein has translation MSERIARIISIIFHPVLIPTLGMFLLLHTGFYFDLLLWEAKRFVLLVVFFTTCILPMLSVAVLSLNPRFNINMPGSRDRLIPLLSASVFYYLGFILLRKVQAVPEFKLFMLASVLVLVVLLIVSLKWKISNHMAAIGGLSGTLFALSFRNGVNPVYSVLIVVLLSGLIGTARLILGKHDLKQLIAGYGLGFLVLYLVLYLV, from the coding sequence ATGTCGGAGAGAATAGCCCGAATTATATCCATAATATTTCACCCGGTATTGATTCCGACGCTTGGCATGTTTTTGCTCCTGCATACCGGATTTTATTTCGATCTGCTTTTATGGGAAGCTAAACGTTTTGTGCTGCTGGTGGTGTTTTTTACTACCTGTATTTTGCCGATGCTTTCGGTGGCAGTACTCTCACTAAATCCGCGTTTTAATATTAATATGCCCGGCAGCCGCGACCGTCTAATTCCGTTGTTAAGCGCATCGGTTTTTTACTACCTTGGTTTTATTTTATTACGAAAGGTACAGGCTGTTCCCGAGTTTAAACTGTTTATGCTTGCTTCGGTGTTGGTGCTTGTTGTGTTGCTTATTGTTTCGCTAAAATGGAAGATCAGCAACCACATGGCAGCCATTGGAGGTTTAAGCGGAACCTTGTTTGCACTATCGTTTCGAAATGGGGTTAACCCGGTTTATTCGGTTTTAATTGTTGTGTTACTGTCGGGGTTAATCGGAACTGCACGGCTTATTCTGGGTAAGCACGATCTGAAACAACTGATAGCCGGCTACGGACTTGGCTTTCTTGTACTTTATCTTGTACTTTATCTTGTGTAA
- the rpoN gene encoding RNA polymerase factor sigma-54, whose amino-acid sequence MEQKLSLQQKLLQKLSPQQIQVIKLLEIPTMQLEQRIKKELEENPVLELESDNPSSADEQLDDSRDNNSDVDNEEFSMDDYYEDDEIPTYKLNVNNYSKDDKYIDVPFSVGTSFHEFLNEQLGLADLDDEEQQLAEYIIGNIDDDGYLRRDLMAISDDLAFNMNLDVPEEKLEKILLAIQEFDPPGIAARDLRECLLLQLNRKEGQNFNLAKTIVKDFFAEFTKKHYDKIRTKLELSDEELKKGIDEVLKLNPKPGSSYSNPLNKSNQHIIPDFMLELVDGELSLSLNQSNVPELKINDTYSEMLRTMSQNQKAQKTDKEAVSFVKQKLDSAKWFIDAIHQRQTTLLLTMSEIISFQKEYFQEGDETKLRPMILKDIAERTGLDISTISRVSNSKYIQTHFGIYPLKYFFSEGLAKDDGEEVSTREIKKILQECIESEDKRKPLTDEKLAKILKEKSYNIARRTVAKYREQLGISVARLRKEL is encoded by the coding sequence ATGGAGCAAAAACTATCACTACAACAGAAGCTGCTCCAAAAGTTATCACCTCAGCAAATTCAGGTGATCAAACTTTTGGAAATCCCAACTATGCAACTCGAGCAGCGGATTAAAAAGGAGCTGGAAGAAAATCCGGTTTTGGAATTGGAATCGGATAATCCCTCGTCGGCTGACGAACAACTGGATGACAGCCGTGATAATAATTCGGACGTTGACAACGAAGAGTTTTCGATGGATGATTATTACGAGGACGATGAAATTCCAACTTACAAGTTAAACGTAAACAATTACTCTAAAGACGATAAATACATTGATGTTCCTTTTTCGGTAGGTACAAGTTTTCACGAGTTTTTGAACGAACAACTGGGGCTGGCCGATTTGGATGATGAGGAGCAGCAACTGGCCGAATATATTATCGGAAACATTGATGACGATGGATACCTCCGACGCGATTTAATGGCTATCAGCGACGACTTGGCCTTTAATATGAATCTTGACGTGCCGGAGGAAAAGCTGGAGAAGATTTTATTGGCAATTCAGGAGTTTGATCCTCCCGGAATAGCAGCCCGTGATTTACGCGAATGTTTATTGTTACAGCTCAACCGGAAAGAGGGCCAGAATTTTAATTTGGCAAAAACCATTGTCAAAGATTTTTTCGCGGAGTTTACAAAAAAGCACTACGATAAAATCAGAACCAAACTGGAGCTTTCGGATGAGGAATTAAAAAAAGGTATCGACGAGGTGCTTAAGTTAAATCCAAAGCCGGGCAGCTCATACAGTAATCCTTTAAATAAATCGAATCAGCATATTATTCCCGATTTTATGCTGGAGTTGGTTGACGGGGAGTTAAGTCTTTCGTTAAATCAAAGTAATGTTCCGGAGCTAAAAATCAACGACACCTATTCTGAGATGCTTAGAACCATGAGCCAAAACCAGAAAGCACAAAAAACCGACAAAGAAGCGGTAAGTTTTGTGAAACAAAAGCTGGATTCGGCCAAATGGTTTATCGATGCAATACATCAGCGACAAACTACTTTGTTGCTTACTATGTCGGAGATTATCAGCTTTCAGAAAGAATATTTTCAGGAAGGCGACGAAACAAAACTTCGTCCGATGATTTTAAAAGACATTGCCGAGAGAACCGGGCTCGATATTTCAACTATATCAAGGGTTTCGAACAGTAAATACATTCAAACGCATTTTGGAATTTACCCACTGAAATATTTCTTTTCCGAAGGTTTGGCAAAAGACGACGGTGAAGAGGTATCAACGCGCGAAATCAAAAAAATTCTCCAGGAATGTATTGAAAGCGAGGATAAACGCAAGCCTTTAACCGATGAGAAACTGGCGAAGATTCTCAAAGAAAAATCGTACAATATTGCGCGAAGAACTGTTGCAAAATACCGCGAGCAGCTGGGAATTTCGGTAGCTCGTTTACGAAAAGAGTTATAA
- the asnS gene encoding asparagine--tRNA ligase: MARLKIKEILKNGETGSEVVAKGWVRTKRGSKNVNFIALNDGSTIHNLQVVVDVESFDEALLHDITTGAAIAVTGELVESAGSGQSVELNAKSIDLLGKADPEKYPIQPKKHSLEFLRENAHLRFRTNTFSAVFRIRHAMAFAIHKYFNDKGFNYLHTPIVTASDAEGAGQMFRVSTLDAKNPPLTEDGEVDYSQDFFGKATNLTVSGQLEGELGALALGEIYTFGPTFRAENSNTTRHLAEFWMIEPEMAFYDLKDNMDLAEEFLKYCIQYALDNCMDDLKFLADRLKQEEKNKPQDQRSMDLIEKLEFVLKNDFVRLPYTEAIDVLKNSKPYKKKKFQFPVDWGVDLQSEHERYLVEKHFKCPVILTDYPKDIKAFYMKQNDDGKTVGAMDVLFPGIGEIIGGSQREEDLDKLTTRMEEMDIPAEEMWWYLDTRRFGSVVHSGFGLGFERLMLFVTGMGNIRDVIAFPRAPKNAEF, translated from the coding sequence ATGGCACGTTTAAAAATCAAAGAGATTCTGAAGAATGGAGAAACAGGCAGCGAAGTAGTTGCCAAAGGTTGGGTAAGAACAAAGCGCGGAAGTAAAAATGTAAATTTTATTGCGTTGAATGACGGATCTACTATTCATAATCTTCAGGTGGTGGTTGATGTTGAGAGTTTTGACGAAGCACTATTGCACGATATAACAACCGGAGCCGCAATTGCCGTTACCGGGGAGTTGGTAGAATCGGCCGGAAGCGGGCAGAGCGTTGAGCTGAACGCAAAATCAATTGATTTGCTCGGAAAAGCTGATCCGGAAAAATATCCGATCCAGCCGAAGAAACACTCGTTGGAGTTCTTGCGCGAAAATGCGCACCTGCGTTTCCGTACAAATACTTTTAGTGCTGTATTTCGTATCCGACATGCTATGGCTTTTGCCATTCATAAATATTTTAACGATAAAGGATTTAACTATTTGCACACGCCAATTGTAACGGCCAGTGACGCCGAGGGAGCCGGACAGATGTTTCGCGTTTCAACTTTGGATGCAAAAAATCCACCATTAACCGAAGATGGCGAGGTTGATTACAGCCAGGACTTTTTCGGAAAAGCTACCAACTTAACAGTTTCCGGTCAGTTGGAAGGTGAATTAGGTGCATTGGCGCTTGGCGAGATTTATACTTTCGGCCCAACATTCCGTGCCGAAAACTCGAATACAACACGTCACTTGGCAGAGTTCTGGATGATTGAGCCAGAAATGGCTTTTTACGATTTGAAAGACAATATGGATCTGGCCGAAGAATTCCTGAAGTATTGTATTCAGTATGCTTTGGATAACTGTATGGATGATCTGAAGTTTTTAGCCGATCGTTTAAAGCAAGAAGAGAAAAACAAACCGCAAGATCAGCGCTCGATGGATTTGATCGAAAAGCTGGAGTTTGTGTTGAAAAACGATTTTGTGCGTTTGCCATACACTGAGGCGATTGATGTTCTGAAAAACTCGAAACCTTATAAAAAGAAAAAATTCCAGTTTCCGGTAGATTGGGGCGTTGATCTGCAAAGTGAGCACGAACGTTACCTGGTAGAGAAGCACTTTAAGTGTCCGGTAATTCTTACTGATTATCCGAAAGACATTAAAGCGTTCTATATGAAACAGAACGACGACGGCAAAACAGTTGGAGCAATGGACGTTCTGTTCCCGGGTATTGGTGAGATTATTGGTGGATCGCAGCGTGAAGAAGACCTTGACAAACTAACTACCCGGATGGAAGAGATGGATATTCCGGCTGAAGAAATGTGGTGGTATTTGGATACCCGCCGTTTTGGTTCGGTGGTACACAGTGGCTTTGGCCTTGGCTTCGAGCGTCTTATGCTTTTTGTTACCGGAATGGGCAACATTCGCGATGTAATCGCCTTTCCGCGTGCGCCTAAAAATGCTGAATTTTGA
- a CDS encoding DUF2202 domain-containing protein encodes MKTVEKLGILVLMAGTLLFTSCSETEGIDDSLTFVDKSAELTALCQDSCAFDGELSDTDIAGLLLMREEEKLAHDVYMHFYGVYGQQIFLNIANSESSHTSAVLTLLEGYEIVDPALEGEGQFANDQLGVLYNSLIEQGSASLTDALKVGATIEDLDIADLQNLLAETANTDIIRVYENLLKGSENHMRGFVRNLQALSETYSPQYISVEEFEAILAASNSMGYGAGGQGYGNGGKGYGNGGQGNGMGGYRNGQNR; translated from the coding sequence ATGAAAACAGTAGAAAAACTCGGAATTTTAGTATTGATGGCGGGAACATTACTTTTTACTTCCTGCTCGGAAACAGAAGGAATTGATGATTCGTTGACATTTGTCGATAAAAGTGCGGAGTTGACTGCCTTATGTCAGGACAGCTGCGCTTTCGATGGAGAGCTAAGCGACACGGATATTGCTGGATTGCTGTTGATGCGCGAGGAAGAAAAACTGGCGCACGATGTTTATATGCATTTCTACGGGGTGTATGGCCAGCAAATATTTCTGAATATTGCCAACAGCGAAAGTAGTCATACAAGCGCGGTGCTTACACTTCTTGAAGGATATGAAATTGTAGATCCGGCGCTGGAAGGCGAGGGCCAATTTGCCAACGATCAATTGGGAGTATTATATAATTCATTGATTGAGCAGGGATCGGCAAGTTTGACAGATGCGCTGAAAGTTGGTGCAACGATAGAAGACTTAGACATTGCTGATTTACAAAATCTTTTGGCCGAAACAGCTAACACCGATATCATTCGTGTTTATGAAAACCTCTTGAAAGGATCGGAAAACCACATGCGTGGATTTGTTCGAAATCTGCAAGCGCTTAGCGAAACCTATAGCCCACAGTATATTTCAGTGGAAGAATTTGAAGCAATTCTTGCTGCAAGTAATTCTATGGGGTATGGTGCCGGTGGTCAGGGCTACGGCAACGGTGGAAAAGGTTATGGCAACGGCGGACAAGGAAATGGAATGGGAGGATACCGAAACGGTCAAAACAGATAA
- a CDS encoding periplasmic heavy metal sensor, with translation MTTRNTYRILIWLVVILAATNLSMGISFWYHKQQDKKAIEQQQHQDQMPSEQRTRFFREQLNLQPNQVDSFRELNRNYNRSAHRISHQLALLRIDMVEEMGKAAVDTTKLHAISGEIGELHKTLKDLTVDYYLGMKAVCNEDQQEKLKDIFLSMTKSKEDISLPQRGGRRYGRQNRE, from the coding sequence ATGACAACAAGGAATACATATCGCATATTAATCTGGCTGGTTGTGATTCTGGCAGCAACAAACCTGTCGATGGGAATTTCGTTTTGGTACCACAAACAACAGGATAAAAAAGCTATAGAACAACAACAGCATCAGGATCAAATGCCCTCGGAGCAACGGACGCGTTTTTTTCGCGAGCAACTAAACTTGCAACCCAATCAGGTAGACTCTTTTAGGGAACTGAACAGAAACTACAACCGGAGTGCACACCGGATATCCCATCAGCTTGCTTTACTTCGAATTGACATGGTGGAAGAAATGGGAAAAGCGGCGGTTGACACCACAAAACTTCATGCAATTTCAGGCGAAATTGGGGAGCTGCACAAAACTTTAAAGGATTTAACCGTAGATTATTATCTCGGTATGAAAGCTGTTTGCAACGAGGACCAACAGGAGAAGCTAAAAGATATTTTTCTATCGATGACAAAATCAAAAGAAGACATTTCGTTGCCTCAACGTGGCGGCCGACGCTACGGACGGCAAAACAGAGAGTGA
- a CDS encoding zf-HC2 domain-containing protein, with amino-acid sequence MMKCNSVHNKLIFFLEKELPVSEMEQVQQHLDECSECALFAAEMKNTLQILDSDKVTDENPFFYTRVKARLEKQDEKQPEARPVLVRILQPVAFSIILLLGIYGGFKLGQVSKVTTADTGLSEKEMVPYWNEMEDEPIESFLME; translated from the coding sequence ATGATGAAGTGTAATAGCGTACATAACAAGTTGATTTTTTTCCTCGAAAAGGAGCTACCCGTTTCCGAAATGGAACAGGTGCAGCAACACCTGGATGAATGTTCGGAGTGTGCTCTTTTTGCAGCGGAAATGAAAAATACACTCCAGATTTTGGATAGCGATAAAGTAACAGATGAAAATCCATTTTTTTATACCCGTGTAAAAGCACGACTTGAAAAGCAGGATGAGAAACAACCTGAGGCACGTCCGGTTTTGGTTCGGATTTTACAGCCTGTGGCATTTTCAATAATACTGTTACTGGGTATTTACGGCGGGTTTAAGTTAGGACAAGTGTCTAAGGTAACTACTGCCGACACTGGTTTGAGTGAGAAGGAGATGGTTCCTTACTGGAACGAAATGGAAGACGAGCCAATCGAATCATTTTTAATGGAATAA
- a CDS encoding sigma-70 family RNA polymerase sigma factor: MSDTKIIEQLKQGSEAAFKKLVGMHQKLVVNTCYGLVQNREDAEDIAQDVFIEVFRNIEKFRADAKLSTWLYRIAVNRSLNHIRDNKKHKWFHSFGDEVAAKKREVMQVSTPQTDEPEYDLEKQQRAIILKAAINSLPQNQKVAFTLSKYEDLSYQEIAEVMDLSVSSVESLLFRAKKGLQKKLYKCYKKKCL; the protein is encoded by the coding sequence ATGTCTGACACCAAGATCATAGAACAACTAAAACAGGGAAGCGAAGCGGCTTTTAAAAAGCTGGTCGGCATGCATCAGAAACTGGTGGTGAATACCTGCTATGGTTTGGTGCAGAATCGCGAAGATGCCGAAGATATTGCGCAGGATGTTTTTATTGAGGTGTTTCGCAATATTGAAAAGTTCAGGGCCGACGCTAAACTATCAACCTGGTTGTACCGAATTGCGGTTAACCGCTCGTTAAACCACATTCGCGATAATAAAAAGCACAAGTGGTTTCATTCGTTCGGGGATGAGGTGGCAGCAAAAAAGAGGGAAGTAATGCAGGTGAGTACTCCGCAAACCGACGAGCCGGAATATGACCTGGAAAAACAACAGCGGGCAATTATTCTAAAGGCGGCCATTAACAGTTTACCGCAAAATCAGAAAGTGGCTTTTACTTTAAGCAAGTACGAAGATTTGTCGTATCAGGAAATTGCAGAGGTGATGGATTTATCGGTTTCGTCGGTTGAGTCGCTTTTGTTTAGGGCAAAAAAAGGGCTGCAAAAGAAGTTATACAAGTGCTACAAAAAAAAGTGCTTGTAA
- a CDS encoding DUF4405 domain-containing protein codes for MKSKFSWRAFISFGLSWAILVILISGVILYVAPPGRYAHWVNWELAGLSKEGWQAIHTLFSLAFIVLSIFHLFSVNWKTFVSYLKSKTKKGFNKKRELIFSIVAVLVFFLGTVFSIPPFRTVMDLGETATNSWEKTEKRAPVPHAELLTLTELAHQLNMESVDEVTRKLDSHKIVYKDIHSQSLQQIARANSSTPLEIYEIITKQPANEGQGMGVGRKTIEDFSKELNKSTDELMQILEKNNIEAKPTETLRTIGQNNNLSPRDVYKILSE; via the coding sequence ATGAAATCGAAGTTTAGCTGGCGCGCTTTTATAAGTTTTGGATTAAGTTGGGCAATTTTAGTAATCCTGATTTCGGGTGTAATTTTGTATGTAGCTCCCCCGGGACGCTACGCCCATTGGGTGAACTGGGAGTTGGCAGGTTTGTCAAAAGAGGGTTGGCAGGCCATTCATACCCTGTTCTCGCTGGCGTTTATTGTGCTTTCCATTTTCCACCTATTTTCGGTAAACTGGAAAACTTTTGTTTCCTATCTTAAATCGAAAACCAAAAAAGGGTTCAACAAAAAAAGGGAACTTATTTTTTCCATTGTAGCGGTGCTGGTATTCTTTTTGGGCACTGTTTTTTCAATTCCGCCTTTTCGAACGGTTATGGATTTAGGCGAAACTGCCACCAATTCGTGGGAGAAAACCGAAAAGCGGGCACCCGTGCCACATGCCGAGTTATTAACGCTTACCGAACTGGCTCACCAGTTGAATATGGAGTCGGTTGATGAAGTAACCCGAAAACTCGACAGTCACAAAATCGTCTACAAGGATATTCATTCGCAAAGTTTGCAACAAATTGCCAGGGCAAATAGCTCAACGCCACTGGAAATATACGAGATCATTACAAAGCAACCGGCAAATGAAGGCCAGGGAATGGGCGTTGGACGAAAAACCATTGAAGATTTCTCGAAAGAACTAAATAAAAGTACCGATGAGTTGATGCAAATTCTGGAAAAAAACAACATCGAAGCGAAACCGACCGAAACTCTACGCACAATTGGGCAGAATAATAACCTTTCACCGCGCGATGTTTACAAAATCCTTTCTGAATAA